The Candidatus Thorarchaeota archaeon genome has a segment encoding these proteins:
- a CDS encoding DUF86 domain-containing protein, which produces MIDQQRLARYKAKMQYIINNLDTAEPLTENPNDIEERALYYCLLTAIESTMDLMAMVIKDKGAIPKGDKTNIEFLKSEGLISSDLAEHLKKCNGLRNVLVHQYNGIDKEIVIESYSDVRETLNEVVNIIGGIIDES; this is translated from the coding sequence ATGATAGATCAACAAAGGCTAGCCCGATACAAGGCAAAGATGCAATATATAATCAATAACCTAGATACTGCAGAACCCCTAACTGAGAATCCAAATGATATTGAGGAACGAGCGCTCTACTATTGCCTTCTGACGGCCATTGAAAGCACAATGGACTTGATGGCGATGGTGATTAAAGACAAAGGTGCGATTCCTAAAGGGGATAAGACAAACATCGAGTTTCTCAAATCAGAAGGCCTTATTTCGTCGGATTTGGCAGAGCATCTAAAGAAGTGCAATGGTTTGAGAAATGTACTCGTACACCAATACAATGGGATTGACAAGGAAATCGTCATAGAGTCCTATAGTGATGTGCGAGAGACTTTGAACGAAGTGGTAAACATCATAGGGGGCATTATAGATGAATCTTGA
- a CDS encoding nucleotidyltransferase domain-containing protein yields the protein MNLEIIRSDLEELSDRDVLIFGSYVTGEFREGSDIDIAVLAHTEDREEMKNLKLQLLSAVPEGYDLSILEALPTVVKAGVLKNYEVLFGDPPEIGEYLRKYWKEWEDYKHRLELPTVQEMRKSHLE from the coding sequence ATGAATCTTGAAATTATTCGCTCTGACTTAGAGGAGCTTTCAGACAGGGACGTCCTTATTTTTGGATCCTACGTCACTGGAGAATTCCGGGAAGGTTCAGACATCGATATTGCAGTCCTTGCTCATACCGAAGACAGAGAAGAAATGAAGAACCTGAAATTGCAATTGCTGTCTGCTGTGCCGGAAGGTTACGACCTTTCGATACTAGAAGCACTGCCAACTGTGGTGAAAGCAGGCGTTCTTAAGAACTATGAGGTGTTATTCGGGGACCCACCTGAAATTGGAGAGTACCTTCGGAAATACTGGAAGGAGTGGGAGGATTATAAACATCGACTGGAGCTGCCTACAGTCCAAGA